From one Triticum urartu cultivar G1812 chromosome 3, Tu2.1, whole genome shotgun sequence genomic stretch:
- the LOC125545951 gene encoding 4-coumarate--CoA ligase-like 7 isoform X1, with product MSSSGHGAVDARTGYCAATKSFLSLRGPLPLPPADVPLTFPAFALSLLPSPLPAHPALLDAATGEAVSYPAFLSQVRALVGALRSRVVPLGRGDVAFVLAPARLDVPVLYFALLAVGAVVSPANPALTAGEVSRLVCLSGASFAFAVSSTAGKLPAGLPTTLLDSPHFRSLLHSDHGENQSAPLDAGAVCQSATATVLYSSGTTGRVKAAAVPHRSFIVRAAGLRALHLQGKSRKANERTLIGAPMFHTMGFFFTLNGLAQGITTVVMTEAAARAGLRGMLEAAQRWEVTEIMAAPPVVLGMTKERCRLTSLLRVICGGAPLPRSAAEQFPRRFPQVDLCMGYGATEAGGISLMIDRDECSRIGSSGRISHNVEAKIVDIVTGEPLSIGQKGELWVRGPSIMTGYVGDDEANAASFDSEGWLKTGDLCYIDQDGFLFVVDRLKELIKYKAYQVAPAELELVLQSLPEIVDAAVMPYPHEEAGEIPMALVVRQPGSKVTEAQVMEHVAKQVTPYKKVRKVLFVDSIPRSPAGKILRRQLKDHMQSCIVSRL from the exons ATGTCGTCCAGCGGCCACGGCGCCGTCGACGCCCGCACCGGCTACTGCGCAGCAACCAAGTCGTTCCTCAGCCTCCGCgggccgctgccgctgccgcccgCCGACGTCCCACTCACATTCCCGGCCTTCGCGCTGTCGCTGCTGCCGTCCCCTCTCCCCGCCCACCCCGCGCTCCTCGACGCCGCCACCGGCGAGGCCGTCTCCTACCCGGCGTTCCTGTCCCAGGTGCGCGCGCTCGTGGGCGCGCTGCGGTCGCGCGTGGTGCCGCTCGGCCGCGGCGACGTGGCCTTCGTCCTCGCCCCCGCGCGGCTCGACGTGCCCGTGCTCTACTTCGCGCTCCTCGCCGTCGGCGCGGTCGTGTCCCCGGCCAACCCGGCCCTCACCGCCGGCGAGGTGTCCCGCCTCGTCTGCCTCTCCGGCGCGTCCTTCGCCTTCGCGGTGTCCTCCACCGCCGGCAAGCTCCCCGCCGGCCTCCCCACCACCCTCCTCGACTCCCCGCACTTCCGCTCCCTCCTGCACAGCGACCATGGCGAGAACCAGTCGGCGCCGCTGGACGCCGGAGCAGTGTGCCAGTCAGCGACAGCGACGGTCCTGTACTCCTCCGGCACGACCGGGCGGGTGAAGGCGGCGGCGGTGCCGCACCGGAGCTTCATCGTGAGGGCGGCGGGGCTCCGTGCCCTGCACCTGCAGGGGAAGTCGAGGAAGGCCAACGAGAGGACTCTGATCGGCGCCCCCATGTTCCACACCATGGGTTTCTTCTTCACGCTCAACGGGCTGGCGCAGGGTATTACCACTGTTGTGATGACGGAGGCGGCCGCGCGGGCTGGGTTGAGGGGAATGCTGGAGGCAGCGCAGCGGTGGGAGGTGACGGAGATCATGGCGGCGCCTCCCGTGGTGCTGGGGATGACAAAAGAAAGGTGCCGGCTCACGAGTCTACTGCGGGTGATCTGCGGCGGCGCCCCTCTGCCGAGATCGGCGGCGGAGCAGTTCCCGCGGCGGTTCCCCCAAGTGGACCTGTGCATG GGTTATGGCGCAACAGAGGCTGGGGGCATATCCTTGATGATCGACCGGGACGAGTGCTCCCGCATAGGTTCCTCCGGCCGCATCTCCCACAACGTCGAGGCGAAGATCGTTGACATCGTCACCGGAGAGCCCTTGTCGATCGGGCAGAAAGGGGAGCTGTGGGTGAGAGGTCCTTCCATCATGACAG GCTACGTAGGTGACGACGAGGCGAATGCGGCCTCTTTCGATTCGGAAGGCTGGCTGAAGACCGGCGACCTTTGCTACATTGATCAGGACGGGTTTCTGTTCGTGGTGGATAGGCTCAAGGAGCTAATCAAGTACAAGGCCTATCAG GTTGCACCTGCAGAGCTGGAGCTTGTCCTGCAATCGCTGCCAGAGATTGTCGACGCTGCAGTGATGCC ATATCCTCACGAAGAGGCAGGAGAGATCCCCATGGCGCTCGTGGTGAGGCAACCCGGGAGCAAGGTCACTGAGGCGCAGGTCATGGAGCATGTAGCCAAGCAGGTCACGCCGTACAAGAAGGTGCGCAAGGTGCTGTTTGTCGACTCCATACCGAGATCGCCGGCCGGAAAGATCTTGAGGAGGCAGTTGAAAGACCATATGCAGTCTTGCATTGTGTCCAGACTCTGA
- the LOC125545951 gene encoding 4-coumarate--CoA ligase-like 7 isoform X2: MSSSGHGAVDARTGYCAATKSFLSLRGPLPLPPADVPLTFPAFALSLLPSPLPAHPALLDAATGEAVSYPAFLSQVRALVGALRSRVVPLGRGDVAFVLAPARLDVPVLYFALLAVGAVVSPANPALTAGEVSRLVCLSGASFAFAVSSTAGKLPAGLPTTLLDSPHFRSLLHSDHGENQSAPLDAGAVCQSATATVLYSSGTTGRVKAAAVPHRSFIVRAAGLRALHLQGKSRKANERTLIGAPMFHTMGFFFTLNGLAQGITTVVMTEAAARAGLRGMLEAAQRWEVTEIMAAPPVVLGMTKERCRLTSLLRVICGGAPLPRSAAEQFPRRFPQVDLCMGYGATEAGGISLMIDRDECSRIGSSGRISHNVEAKIVDIVTGEPLSIGQKGELWVRGPSIMTGYVGDDEANAASFDSEGWLKTGDLCYIDQDGFLFVVDRLKELIKYKAYQSWSLSCNRCQRLSTLQ, from the exons ATGTCGTCCAGCGGCCACGGCGCCGTCGACGCCCGCACCGGCTACTGCGCAGCAACCAAGTCGTTCCTCAGCCTCCGCgggccgctgccgctgccgcccgCCGACGTCCCACTCACATTCCCGGCCTTCGCGCTGTCGCTGCTGCCGTCCCCTCTCCCCGCCCACCCCGCGCTCCTCGACGCCGCCACCGGCGAGGCCGTCTCCTACCCGGCGTTCCTGTCCCAGGTGCGCGCGCTCGTGGGCGCGCTGCGGTCGCGCGTGGTGCCGCTCGGCCGCGGCGACGTGGCCTTCGTCCTCGCCCCCGCGCGGCTCGACGTGCCCGTGCTCTACTTCGCGCTCCTCGCCGTCGGCGCGGTCGTGTCCCCGGCCAACCCGGCCCTCACCGCCGGCGAGGTGTCCCGCCTCGTCTGCCTCTCCGGCGCGTCCTTCGCCTTCGCGGTGTCCTCCACCGCCGGCAAGCTCCCCGCCGGCCTCCCCACCACCCTCCTCGACTCCCCGCACTTCCGCTCCCTCCTGCACAGCGACCATGGCGAGAACCAGTCGGCGCCGCTGGACGCCGGAGCAGTGTGCCAGTCAGCGACAGCGACGGTCCTGTACTCCTCCGGCACGACCGGGCGGGTGAAGGCGGCGGCGGTGCCGCACCGGAGCTTCATCGTGAGGGCGGCGGGGCTCCGTGCCCTGCACCTGCAGGGGAAGTCGAGGAAGGCCAACGAGAGGACTCTGATCGGCGCCCCCATGTTCCACACCATGGGTTTCTTCTTCACGCTCAACGGGCTGGCGCAGGGTATTACCACTGTTGTGATGACGGAGGCGGCCGCGCGGGCTGGGTTGAGGGGAATGCTGGAGGCAGCGCAGCGGTGGGAGGTGACGGAGATCATGGCGGCGCCTCCCGTGGTGCTGGGGATGACAAAAGAAAGGTGCCGGCTCACGAGTCTACTGCGGGTGATCTGCGGCGGCGCCCCTCTGCCGAGATCGGCGGCGGAGCAGTTCCCGCGGCGGTTCCCCCAAGTGGACCTGTGCATG GGTTATGGCGCAACAGAGGCTGGGGGCATATCCTTGATGATCGACCGGGACGAGTGCTCCCGCATAGGTTCCTCCGGCCGCATCTCCCACAACGTCGAGGCGAAGATCGTTGACATCGTCACCGGAGAGCCCTTGTCGATCGGGCAGAAAGGGGAGCTGTGGGTGAGAGGTCCTTCCATCATGACAG GCTACGTAGGTGACGACGAGGCGAATGCGGCCTCTTTCGATTCGGAAGGCTGGCTGAAGACCGGCGACCTTTGCTACATTGATCAGGACGGGTTTCTGTTCGTGGTGGATAGGCTCAAGGAGCTAATCAAGTACAAGGCCTATCAG AGCTGGAGCTTGTCCTGCAATCGCTGCCAGAGATTGTCGACGCTGCAGTGA